ACTGTAGGTGTGTGTACTGTACGACTGTGTTACTGTACGACTGTGTTACTGTaggtgtatgttactgtacGACTGTGTTACTGTAGGACTGTGTAACTGAAGGACTGTAATACTGTAGGACTGTGTTACTGAAGGACTGTGTTACTGTAGGACTGTGTTACTGTAGGATTGTGTTACTGTAGGATTGTGTTACTGTaggtgtgtgttactgtaggactgtgttactgtaggtgtgtgttactgtaggacTGTGTTACTGTtggtgtgtgttactgtaggacTGTGTTACTGTACGACTGTGTAACTGAAGGACTGTAATACTGTAGGACTGTGTTACTGAAGGACTGTGTTACTGTAGGACTGTGTTACTGTACGACTGTGTTACTGTAGGACTGTGTTACTGTaggtgtgtgttactgtaggtGTGTGTAACTGTAGGACTGTGTTACTGTAGGACTGTGTTACTGAAGGACTGTGTTACTGTAggactgtgttactataggACTGTGTAACTGAAGGACTGTGTTACTGTAGGACTGTGTTACTGTAGGACTGTGTAACTGAAGGACTGTGTTACTGTaggtgtgtgttactgtaggacTGTGTAACTGAAGGACTGTGTTACTGTAGGACTGTGTTACTGTAGGACTAAGTTACTGTaggtgtgtgttactgtaggcATTTGCTAATGTAGGTAGATGCTACTGTAGGTCTGTGCTACTTTTTTCGTGAAAGTGATTATTTCTTTGTGATGtgatatatactggtatatgtatttatgaagATTGATGCCATTGTCTCGTTCTCAGAAATGATAAGATTTTGATGTACAGTAGtaagtatatttgatatttgcaTCATTTTCAGATAAACTTTGGTGAAGCAAACTCCATATGGGAACTCATTCATATCCACGAGTTCTTCATCCTCTTTCTGTTCCAAGGTGAAGCAACATTCCCAGTCATAAATGCAACATGTGGCTCCCTCTACACTTATGATAAAGCCTTCATTCCATCtctatataataaaatgaataaaggcTTTCTTGATAGGATATTTTCCAATACCTACCGCTGGACACTTCCAAGGTGGGACAAGAGAGTCAACATAGCCGTGGGCTTGTTGGAAAATGTAGCATCATTATCAGAACGGGTAAATGCTGAATTTCACATGTGCAATCTTGATCCAACGAAGTTTGGGTACACTGATAGATTTGAGGCCAGGTTGACCCATTTTGATGATGTTGTGTCCCAGAACCACTTTGACCTGGAAGTTAAGGGTCAACACTGTTCTAGAGACAGAGACTGTTTCCATGGTGATTGTGTGACAGAGTGTGACCTAACATCAGGCTTGTGTACAGCTGTCCTGAAAGAGCCAACACTGGTACGTATGTGCAAGATCGTAGATGAGTACCTTGTATTTGATGCACCAAGAAATGTCAAGACTGCCCTAAAGGTACTGCTTTCAAAGTGTCAGGCTTTCACAAGTTCCAAGGACAAGACCTTGGACCCATCACACACTGTACGCTACAACCTTCTATTGGATGAACTATCTAAGCTTCTATGGGACCAAGTCAAGAGCAAACCTGTCAGCTGGCTGGATCTTCCCAAGAAAAAGTCGAAACCCAGCTAGCCAATGGTTAATATAAATAGTGAATGTCTAAAATATGGAATGTCTATAGTCAATGTGAAGAGTGGCAGCTCCAGATTTATGGAAATAGTGGCTGTTAACagtgtatgttatattgattCATTGACTTACAGTTGTGTCATTGCATAATGCATTAAAACATTGCCTACACATCGTCCAAACATTGTGTGTACATCACTGCACCTCGTCTGCACAGATGTGCAATGTACAATAATTGTATTGCACAATTGTGCTATTTTGTACAATCTGGTTAACAATGTTGCAACagttatataatttatcatatgaaatcaAAACCGAAGCttcaatgatatatttttccataaatatatgttttcttaATGGACATAATATTAGTCCTCTTCTGTACTGGTAGGTCTCAAATTAGATCAGTGGATGAATGGTGGTCTGGTTGTGATTACAGAATCgatagttttgttttcaaaactcGTCATCATGGTTCATAATAATATATGACTTTGTCTTGTGTTCTGAAGCTGATTATGTTTGTGCTTGGAACTTAACACTCGAGGTGATATTTTGGCTTTTCTAAGTGACACCTGATTTTCACGCCTAACTTGGCAAGTGATAATAAATGAAGTTATGGAAGCCTGTGTGATATGCTGCTGCGGAGAAAGGAAGCATTGCACATTATTTAACCCTATATGCAATCACACAACTGTATGTAAAAAGTGACtttcaatgatataattatataaattgtgtcTTTGATTAGTGGCTgtcaataatttatataaatagtgGCTGTCAATGATTGATATAACTAATCACTGTTAATAGTTGATATAAAAAGTGGCTGTGAATGATTCTTATCAAATTGGCTgtcaataattaatataattagtggttttcaattattgatataattagtgattgtcaatgattgatataattagtggttttcaattattgatataattagtgattgtcaatgattgatataattagtggttttcaataattaatataattagtggttttcaattattgatataattagtgGTTTTCAATGTCTGATATGATTAGCGACTGTCAATGATGATATAATTAGTGATTGtcaataattgatataattagtgattgtcaatgattgatataattattggttttcaattattgatataattagtggttttcaattattgatataattagtgGTTTTCAATGTCTGATATAATTAGTGATTGTCAATGATTGATATAATTAGTGGCTGTGAATGTTCGATATAATTAGTGGCAGTCAATGATTGATATAATTAGTGATTGTCaatgattgatataattattgattgtcaatgattgatataattattgattgtcaatgattgatataattattgattgtcaatgattgatataattagtgattgtcaatgattgatataattagtgattgtcaatgattgatataattagtggttttcaattattgatataattagtggttttcaattattgatataattagtgGTTTTCAATGTCTGATATGATTAGCGACTgtcaatgatttatataaacagtGTTTATCACTGATTGATATAATTAGTGATTGTCAATGATTGATATAATTAGTGATTGTCAATGATTGATATAATTAGTGATTGTCAATGATTGATATAATTAGTGATTGTCAATGATTGATATAATTAGTGATTGTCaatgattgatataattattggttttcaattattgatataattagtggttttcaattattgatataattagtgGTTTTCAATGTCTGATATAATTAGTGATTGTCAATGATTGATATAATTAGTGGCTGTGAATGTTCGATATAATTAGTGGCAGTCAATGATTGATATAATTAGTGATTGTCaatgattgatataattattgattgtcaatgattgatataattattgattgtcaatgattgatataattattgattgtcaatgattgatataattagtgattgtcaatgattgatataattagtgattgtcaatgattgatataattagtggttttcaattattgatataattagtggttttcaattattgatataattagtgGTTTTCAATGTCTGATATGATTAGCGACTgtcaatgatttatataaacagtGTTTATCACTGATTGATATAATTAGTGATTGTCAATGATTGATATAATTAGTGATTGTCAATGATTGATATAATTAGTGATTGTCAATGATTGATATAATTAGTGATTGTCAATGATTGATATAATTAGTGATTGTCaatgattgatataattattggttttcaattattgatataattagtggttttcaattattgatataattagtgGTTTTCAATGTCTGATATAATTAGTGATTGTCAATGATTGATATAATTAGTGGCTGTGAATGTTCGATATAATTAGTGGCAGTCAATGATTGATATAATTAGTGATTGTCaatgattgatataattattgattgtcaatgattgatataattattgattgtcaatgattgatataattattgattGTCAATGATTGATATAATTAGTGATTGTCAATGATTGATATAATTAGTGATTGTCAATGATTGATATAATTAGTGATTGTCAATGATTGATATAATTAGTGGTTTTCAATGATTGATATAATTAGTGGTtttcaattattgatataattagtgGTTTTCAATGTCTGATATAATAAGTGATTGTCAATGATTGATATAATTAGTGATTGTCAATGATTGATATAATTAGTGGCTGTGAATGATTGATATAATTAGTGGCTGTGAATGTTCGATATAATTAGTGGTTTTCAATGTCTGATATAATTAGTGATTGTCAATGATTGATATAATTAGTGATTGTCAATGATTGATATAATTAGTGATTGTCaatgattgatataattattgattGTCAATGATTGATATAATTAGTGGCTGTCAATGATTGATATGATTAGTTACTCTGTAATGGTTGAAATGAACAGTGGCTGTCAATGAGTTTTCAAAACAGTTTCAGTATTAATGCTTATTTATGTAACTAGTTTTGTGAAAGTTATGATATTATGAAGTCATACTATGacttatatttatttgtatcaacCAATTCATACCTAACTGCCTCTAGAATAGTCATAAATTTTAACAGGTTTTAGTTCTATTATTAGTTTCAATCAGTACCACCTGAGGGAACCAAAGCTTTGCCCCATCAGCAATCATCCTATCACCTTGTCTGGGGTACAGTTGTCAGTGTATCAGACTGTCACCTTGTCTGGGGTATAGTTGTCAGTGTATCAGGCTGTCACCTTGTCTGGGGTACAGTTGTCAGTGTATCAGACTGTCACCTTGTCTGGGGTATAGTTGTCAGTGTATCATACTGTCACCTTGTCTGGGGTATAGTTGTCAGTGTATCAGACTGTCACCTTGTCTGGGGTACAGTTGTCAGTGTATCAGACTGTCACCTTGTCTGGGGTACAGTTGTCAGTGTATCAGGCTGTCACCTTGTCTTGGGTATAGTTGTCAGTGTATCAGACTGTCACCTTGTCTGGGGTACAGTTGTCAGTGTATCAGACTGTCACCTTGTCTGGGGTACAGTCGTCAGTGTATCAGACTGTCACCTTGTCTGGGGTACAGTTGTCAGTGTATCAGACTGTCACCTTGTCTGGGTATAGTTGTCAGTGTATCAGACTGTCACCTTGTCTGGGGTATAGTTGTCAGTGTATCAGGCTGTCACCTTGTCTGGGGTATAGTTGTCAGTGTATCAGACTGTCACCTTGTCTGGGGTATAGTTGTCAGTGTATCAGACTGTCACCTTGTCTGGGGTATAGTTGTCAGTGTATCAGGCTGTCACCTTGTCTGGGGTATAGTTGTCAGTGTATCAGACTGTCACCTTGTCTGGGGTATAGTTGTCAGTGTATCAGACTGTCACCTTGTCTGGGGTATAGTTGTCAGTGTATCAGACTGTCACCTTGTCTGGGGTATAGTTGTCAGTGTATCAGACTGTCACCTTGTCTGGGGTATAGTTGTCAGTGTATCAGACTGTCACCTTGTCTGGGGTATAGTTGTCAGTGTATCAGACTGTCACCTTGTCTGGGGTATAGTTGTCAGTGTATCAGACTGTCACCTTGTCTGGGGTATAGTTGTCAGTGTATCAGACTGTCACCTTGTCTGGGGTACAGTTGTCAGTGTATCAGACTGTCACCTTGTCTGGGGTACAGTTGTCAGTGTATCAGACTGTCACCTTGTCTGGGGTACAGTTGTCAGTGTATCAGACTGTCATGTTGTCTGTGGTATAGTTGTCAGTGTATCAGACTGTCATCTTGTCTGGGGTATAGTTGTCAGTGTATCAGACTGTCACCTTGTCTGGGGTATAGTTGTCAGTGTATCAGGCTGTCACCTTGTCTGGGGTATAGTTGTCAGTGTATCAGACTGTCACCTTGTCTGTGGTATAGTTGCCAGTGTATCAGACTGTCATCATGTCTGGGGTATACTTGTCAGTGTAACAGGCTGTCATCTTGTTGACCGTCTGTCCTGCatcaactttttctcaataacaagaggcccggagacctgatattgggcatgGTACTAGCTGGGATTAATGACCCtaacctactttcaaggtcaatggggtcaaatatattaaaacctttgaacaatttcttttcaataaccaagaggcccagagaccttaTATTGGACTTGCAGCATGCAGATTAGGTATGAAAAGTAACCAGGTTTGTTCAGATGAATGATCTTGTCTTTTCAAGAATACTCATCACGTGTGCTAAAATCTGTTAATGACTTCTTATCAATATCCATGGGGCACAGGATCATGATATTGGACCAGTAGCATACTTGGAAGAAAGGGTCCCAAGTTTGTTTAAACAAACCACTTTGCATTATTTTCAAGGTAACAGGTGTCAAATGTGTTTAGATATTTAAGTCTGAATAAGCAAATGAGCTGGGTTCATGATATGGACCAAGAATATTCTGGGTTAAAGGGTTTCAAAGTTTGCCAAAATGAATACACATTGCCAACTCTTGTATTGAAAAAGTAATAGTagcaggtgagcaatacaggcccattgggcctcttgtattttcCTTCGCTGCATTTTGACCAGTGTTTTTTTGCAAAAGATGTttccatttgtttattttagtatTTGAATCTTGTTCAGTGATCTTCTCCTAAGGTTTACAACAGATGTTTGTGGAATTTTCTATGCTTCTCATATGTTGTGTTTTTGTGAACagcatttttatttgaaaatgtttgcaAATATCAggattaatatatattttataacttGTTAAAAGATTGATGGTCTTTTGATTTTAGTAATTTGATCTTCGCTAGATATCTTCATAAATCAATCTCTGTGAAATTTAAACTTTGTTgaataatttttaatatgaCATATAGCTATGGCttcttaaaaaatattttgtttgaaaaattcTTCCTCATTCATGTTGTTtgcatattttgatacaagAATCTATGATGCTTGGCATTGTAAGTTGTTCCACCCTAAGGTAATCTTGTTTATCGCTAACACAAATCTATCAAATCCATTATGCATCACAATCACAATTTGCATTCATACTAGCATGAATGTTCTATTCTGAATGTTTATGATTGTCTCATGTACTATCAAAAAGATGCTCATCCAATTGTATTCGAAGCCCTATTAATGTAATTTGTAATGGTAGTTTTTATATAGGACCCTTGCAGTGAAAATGGCAATATAATGAAATCATcctaaaacaaaaattgttgtatatatagaatattgttgttttgtttgtattgtcaTACGATTGTTTAATAGGTTTGAGCTTGAATCACTTTAAATGTTACAAACCTTAAAGGTATTCACTGCACCAttcatacatatgtaacaggagagaaaATGTAGTGAACAGTCTGGGACTCAAGCCTAAGACCTCCAGACTATAGACAAGACACTAACATTTTGAGCTGTCCAGTAAAACACCTTCAGTCTAGTCCAGTTTTGctatgtatatatcatagaagcctcttgttttaatttctCCAAATTGAGTGACTCATGACAAATGATCACAATAAAGCAACACTGCTATCATATCATGGCAGTATAACAACACTCACATCACATCATGACACtataacaacactgacatcacatcatggcagtataacaacactgacatcatatgacagtataacaacactgacatcatatgacagtataacaacactgacatcataTCATGCcagtataacaacactgacatcacatcatgacagtataacaacactgacatcatatgacagtataacaacactgacatcacatcatgacagtataacaacactgacatcacatcatgacagtataacaacactgacatcatatcatgacagtataacaacactgacatcacatcatgacagtataacaacactgacatcacatcatgacagtataacaacaccgacatcacatcatgacagtataacaacactgacatcatatgacagtataacaacactgacatcacatcatgacagtataacaacactgacatcacatcatgacagtataacaacactgacatcacatcatgacagtataacaacactgacatcatatcatgacagtataacaacactgacatcacatcatgacagtataacaacactgacatcacatcatgacagtataacaacacCGACATCATATCATGGcagtataacaacactgacatcatatcatgacagtataacaacactgacatcacatcatgacagtttaacaacactgacatcacatcatgacagtataacaacactgacatcacatcatgacaataacaacactgacatatcatgacagtataacaacactgacatcacatcatgacagtttaacaacactgacatcacatcatggcagtataacaacactgacatcacatcatgacagtataacaacactgacatcacatcatgacattataacaacactgacatcataCCAATGCAGTATAACAACACTGATATCACACCATTCcagtataacaacactgacatcacatcatgacagtataacaacactgaTATCACACcatgacagtataacaacactgacatcacatcatgacagtataacaacactTACATTACACCATGGcagtataacaacactgacatcacatcatggcagtataacaacactgacatcacatcattTCAGAATAACaactgtgacatcacatcatttcagtataacaacactgacatcataCCAATGCAGTATAACAACACTGATATCACACCATTCcagtataacaacactgacatcacatcatgacagtataacaatactgacatcacatcatggcagcaaaaaaacaacactgacatcacaccatTTCAGTATAACAACACTAACATCACatcatgacagtataacaacactgacatcatatcatgacagtataacaacactgacatcacaccgtggcagtataacaacactgacatcatatcatgacagtataacagtactgacatcatatcatgacattataacaacactgacatcatatgacagtataacaacactgacatcatatcatggcagtataacaacactgacatcacatcatggcagtataccaacactgacatcatatcatgacagtataacaacactgacatcacatcatgacagtataacaacactgacatcacaccatTTCAGaataacaacactgacatcacatcatttcagtataacaacactgacatcacattatgacagtataacaacactgacatcacatcatgacaGTATACCAATGCTGACATCACATtatgacagtataacaacactgacatcacatcatggcagtataacaacactgacatcatatcatgacattataacagtactgacatcatatcatgacattataacaacactgacatcatatcatgacattataacaacactgacatcacatcatggcagtataccaacactgacatcacatcatggcagtataacaacactgacatcacatcatgacaTTATAaaaacactgacatcacatcattacattataacaacactgacatcacatcatgtcagtataacaacactgacatcacatcatgacaTTATAaaaacactgacatcacatcatttcagtataacaacactgacatcacatcatgacagtataacaacactgacatcacatcatggcagtataacaacactgacatcacaccattccagtataacaacactgacatcatatcatggcagtataacaacactgacatcacatcatgacagtataacaacactgacatcacatcataacagtataacaacactgacatcacatcatgtcagtataacaacaCCGACATCATatcatgacagtataacaacacCGACATCATatcatgacagtataacaacactgacatcatatgacagtataacaacactgacatcacatcatgacagtataacaacactgacatcacatcatggCAGTATAACAACACTGATATCACatcatgacagtataacaacactgacatcacatcatgacagtataacaacactgacatcacatcatgacagtataacaacactgacatcacatcatggcagtataacaacactgacatcacatcatgacagtataacaacactgacatcacatcatgacagtataacaacactgacatcatatgacagtataacaacactgacatcacatcatgacagtataacaacactgacatcatatgacagtataacaacactgacatcacatcatgacagtataacaacactgacatcacatcatggCAGTATAACAACACCGACATCACATCATGGcagtataacaacactgacatcacatcataacagtataacaacactgacatcacatcatgacagtataacaacatTGACATCATATCATGGcagtataacaacactgacatcataCCAATGcagtataacaacactgacatcacaccagaacagtataacaacactgacatcatatgacagtataacaacactgacatcatatgacagtataacaacactgacatcacaccgtggcagtataacaacactgacatcacatcatggcagtataacaacactgacatcatatcatgacagtataacaacactgacatcatatcatgacagtataacaacactgacatcacatcatggcagtataacaacactgacatcacaccaaggcagtataacaacactgacatcacatcatgacagaataacaacactgacatcacaccataacagtataacaacactgacatcatatgacagtataacaacactgacatcatatgacagtataacaacactgacatcacaccgtggcagtataacaacactgacatcacaccatggcagtataacaacactgacatcacaccattccagtataacaacactgacatcacaccattccagtataacaacactgacatcacatcattacagtataaaaacactgacatcacatcattacagtataaaaacactgacatcacatcatggCATTATAACAACACTGATATCACACCATTCTAGtataacaacattgatatcacaccaTTCTAGTATAACAACACTGATATCACACCATTCcagtataacaacactgacatcacatcattacagtataaaaatactgacatcacatcattacagtataaaaacactgacatcacatcatggcattataacaacattgatatcacaccatgacagtataacaacattgatatcacaccatgacagtataacaacattgatatcacaccaTTCTAGtataacaacattgatatcacaccaTTCTAGtataacaacattgatatcacaccatggcagtataacaacactgacatcataTCATTACATTATAATGACATAACGTCATATTGTAACAGTTTAACACGgacatatcaatacattatgGTGGACTATTCCGCTCGCTGGGACAGGGGAGTGATTTTTATTTCCCTGGAGTCAGCGATGTCTTCTGTAGACAGCTAGATTAATGgagtttataaatatatatatatataaacagtgttGGGTCAATACTAATAAGGATGCAGCTTAGATACTCGTCATGTGTTCCTTGTGGCAAGACTCTTCCATTGGAATTGCATTTGTGGACCTACTGATCTTGACCTAGACCTTTAAAAACAACTTTGCTACAATATTTAAACTGTACAAGATAGGGCTTTTATATATTTCTAGTCATAATACAGTTGTTGACCTGCAGACTTTGAAATACTCTTGAAAAACTAATTATGAGTTTTAACCCTAAAAGTAAGCTATTTTTGAAGAAGCACtagaaggatatttctcaaacatcAGGTGCAGGTTCCCCTTAGTCCCTAGTTTTgaattttgagtctgatttAGAAAGCAATGTGTCAGATGACCATCTTTGATTTCAACAGTTGAAATTTGCTATCACTTTaatcatatgtaagttcccttGGTCCCTATTAGTGTACATTCAAGTTTTAATCAGATCTAGAAAAGAAAAGGTTGACAAACTGTCATCTCAGATTTTGACAGATGGAATTtgttatcagtatttttttttaaagttcttCATACATAGAATCCCattgttatcaaatgattaagaggaaGAATAGAATAGATCAGTCTttcatagaaccaataaagataattcaatgttgggcaccaagatccctcggAGATCTCTTGTATTGTGTGTTGGGCACCAAGATCCTACTGAGATCTCTTGTATTGTGGATTGAGCACCAAGATTCCTCTGAGATCTCTTGTATTGTGTATTACACAACAAGATCCCTCTGAGATCTCTTGTATTGTGGATTAcacaccaagatccctctgagATCTCTTGTATTGTGGATTAcacaccaagatccctctgagATCTCTTGTATTGTGGAttgggcaccaagatccctctgagATCTCTCgtattgtgtataatgttacacTGACACAGTTTCATGATATTAGTTGTGTGTTGTGGAAAATTTCCTCTCATTAACACTATTTGTTTGATTATTCTAAACTGCCAAATGTATCCTACAACTTCgagtatatattatgttttattgaagTCATTCGTTTTGCCAACTTTGTCAAGTGTTGACTTGTAgtgatttgtatgtacatgtatgttttacaatatactatattgttttaaattatgtgttatacatatgtaactgTTAAAGTTTTGCTTGAAATATGTGTGAAgtttatctcttttttttttgatctTGTGCATGTTACATATTGGGACCGGTTGGAAAacaacaggtggccatcttggactttgacaattgcaggttgctcctgttatatagtgttacataaGGTTATTGAATGTTTTGAAGGAAGAATGAAAGAAGAGAAAGGAatagaaaagatcagtctttcatttgaccgatgtggatcattcaatggtgggtgccaatatccctctgggatctcttgttagaaCAAAATCCAATTCCATCACAGCTCAATCTGTCTCCATAACATTATGGGGAACCTTAGAAAAAACAAGGACCATCAAGGATACCAGGAAAACATCATTTGTACTGCCCCCGCATGGTATTCAGAGCAAAGTGACATTGACAAGAGCAGACCGAAGGATCATGATCAGGCTGGGGATTCGCATCATGTGTCCACCACTTTGGTGGCACCAGACAATATTACAGAAACGACGCCAGCTACCGGTAGTTCAGGCAATATAGTAGGTAAATAATGAAAAGCTCAAATTAAGAAATTTTTTCATCGCATATGAAAGAACATGATCCACTGTATCAGAATGTGAAAGTTTTATGATTATCTGATGAAAATGACAGAGATATAGCACATGGAAAAAAAGGGAAAGTTCTTCtgccaaaatttaaaaaaaacatccaaAATTGCACATTAAAGGTTTCTGCTTCTTTATCTTTACATATGAAGACGTGATAT
The window above is part of the Pecten maximus chromosome 2, xPecMax1.1, whole genome shotgun sequence genome. Proteins encoded here:
- the LOC117322142 gene encoding divergent protein kinase domain 1B-like, with amino-acid sequence MRILLRPACLRRTKCLIKFGCRPSDWWQRISYYFSKLLTAVVWVCERDLWKLLVGFFLLVFLFILSLWYVLKDPCETTTAIQQLCEDYERGYAAGLLCHDLCISRTFVLPKCLSISGDIMTFHSKKSIAKFKLLPSDATTRENDNFDLPFHLRPLEGQLTNDDFHHLLERFITAKLGPIDVTGIIERLYNFADASHDGKINFGEANSIWELIHIHEFFILFLFQGEATFPVINATCGSLYTYDKAFIPSLYNKMNKGFLDRIFSNTYRWTLPRWDKRVNIAVGLLENVASLSERVNAEFHMCNLDPTKFGYTDRFEARLTHFDDVVSQNHFDLEVKGQHCSRDRDCFHGDCVTECDLTSGLCTAVLKEPTLVRMCKIVDEYLVFDAPRNVKTALKVLLSKCQAFTSSKDKTLDPSHTVRYNLLLDELSKLLWDQVKSKPVSWLDLPKKKSKPS